Part of the Streptomyces sp. RFCAC02 genome is shown below.
ACGTGCCGGCCGCTGTAGCCGGACGTGTTGACCTGCGCGACGTAGCTGGTGGCCGGGCCGTATGAGCCGGTCTCCTCGACGAGTTCGAGGTCGTCCCAGCCGAGCGGCTCGGTCGTCGGGTCGTAGCCCTGCTCGCTGACGTAGATGCGCAGGTAGTCCGCGCCGTGCTGCGCCTGGTCCTGGAGAACGAGGGTGAAGTTGTCGTTCACCGACGTGGTCTTCCAGGGGCCGACGGCGTCGAGCGAGTTGTAGCGGCCGCCCTCGGTGTGGCCGCCGCTGCAGAGCTGGCCGTCGGGGATCTGGCCCTGGTGGTTGCCGCCCACGTTGTTGCGGTAGAGGCCGTTCCAGTTCCACATGGCGTTCGGGT
Proteins encoded:
- a CDS encoding lytic polysaccharide monooxygenase auxiliary activity family 9 protein, producing MHRPRLSKTSRRTLRALPLASAALLCMIPMAGTASAHGSVVDPASRNYGCWARWGSDFQNPDMATEDPMCWQAWQDNPNAMWNWNGLYRNNVGGNHQGQIPDGQLCSGGHTEGGRYNSLDAVGPWKTTSVNDNFTLVLQDQAQHGADYLRIYVSEQGYDPTTEPLGWDDLELVEETGSYGPATSYVAQVNTSGYSGRHVVYTIWQASHMDQVYYLCSDVDFG